The following nucleotide sequence is from Acidovorax radicis.
TGGACGTGAAGAACCACCACTACGGCCGCGTGAGCGACTACGCAGAGCGTACCGGCGCGCGGTTTGAAGCGGGCAAAACGCCCTGGCATGTGCCCGTGGACGTGGCCCTGCCCTGTGCTACCCAAAACGAGCTGGACGCCAAAGACGCAGCGACCCTCATCAAGAACGGCGTGCTCTGCGTCGCAGAAGGCGCCAACATGCCCTCGACCATCGAGGCAGCCAAGGCGTTCGAGGCTGCGGGCGTGCTTTACGCACCGGGCAAAGCCAGCAATGCCGGTGGCGTGGCCACCTCGGGCCTGGAAATGAGCCAGAACGCCATGCGCCTGAACTGGACCGCCGAAGAAGTGGACAACCGCCTCTTGATGATCATGCAAGGCATCCACGCCGCCTGCCTCAAGCACGGCACACGCGCCGACGGCAGCGTGAGCTACATCGACGGCGCCAACATCGCCGGCTTCGTGAAGGTGGCCGACGCGATGATCGCGCAGGGCGTGGTGTAAGCACTGGGGGCAAGCCCCCCCCTTGTGGCCCCATGGGGCCACAAGACAGTCCATGCGACACAAGGCAGCCCCCTGGGGTAATCGCTTAAAGGGCCCAGCCTGCCGCGCCAGAACTTCCGGGCCGTGGCAGAGTCAGCCCTGTTCATGAAAAGACTGCTCCTCCTCTTGACCGCCGTCGTGCTGGCCATCGGTGTCACCGCCGGTTGCGCCACCCTTGACGCCAAACAGCGCGAGTGGATCTTTCAGCCCAGTGACCGTAGCTGGGGCGGCGCCCCGTCCACCGAGGGCATGGAGGATGTGTGGATCGCCTTCCAGTCAGGCATCACCCACCAGGCAGAGCGTCTGCATGGCCTGTGGCTGCCCCATGCCCGTGCCGATGCACCGGTGATGCTGTATCTGCATGGTGCACGTTGGAACGTTTCTGGTTCGTCAGGTCGCATCCGGCGCATGCAGGCGCTGGGCTTTTCGGTGCTGGCCATCGACTACCGGGGGTTTGGCCAAAGCAGCGCCGGCCTGCCGTCTGAAGCCACCGCCACCGAAGACGCCCACGCGGCATGGCGCTGGCTGGCACTGCACGAGCCGGGCAAACCCCGCTACATCTTTGGGCATTCGCTGGGGGGAGCCATTGCGATCAATCTGGCCCGCGATGTGCCCGACGAGCAAGGCACGGTGGTCGAGGGCACCTTCACCAGCATTGCCGATGTGGTGAGCGGCTTCAAATGGGGCTGGCTGCCTGTGTCCGGCCTCATCACACAGCGTTTTGAATCCATCCGCAAGGTGGCAGACATTGGCTCGCCGCTGCTGGTGGTGCATGGCAGCAACGACAGCCTCATCCCCGCGCAGCTGGGCCGCCAGCTGTATGACGCCGCACAGGAACCCAAGCGGTTTGTGCTGGTGGAGGGCGGCTCCCATTACGACACCAACGCCGTGGGCAACGGGTTGTATCGCGAGGCGATGGCCAGCCTGTTCAAGCTCCGGTAGCGCAGGGGCGCTGGCGAGACCCCGCAGCGCTGGGCACGGGCCTGCGCGACCCGCACACATGCTCTGACCCGCAGCGATGCCCCTGACTCTGCCTTGAACTTTGCCGTTGTGGCAGCATGTTCAGGCATTGGCCACCATGGCCCGTGATGGCCCGTCACACGACCTATCCAAGTCCAACCAAATGAAAACCATTGACGAGATGCTGCACCTGGATCTGCTGACCACCGAGCAGCACGGCCAGATCAGTGCATGGATTGC
It contains:
- a CDS encoding alpha/beta hydrolase, coding for MKRLLLLLTAVVLAIGVTAGCATLDAKQREWIFQPSDRSWGGAPSTEGMEDVWIAFQSGITHQAERLHGLWLPHARADAPVMLYLHGARWNVSGSSGRIRRMQALGFSVLAIDYRGFGQSSAGLPSEATATEDAHAAWRWLALHEPGKPRYIFGHSLGGAIAINLARDVPDEQGTVVEGTFTSIADVVSGFKWGWLPVSGLITQRFESIRKVADIGSPLLVVHGSNDSLIPAQLGRQLYDAAQEPKRFVLVEGGSHYDTNAVGNGLYREAMASLFKLR